A region from the Aegilops tauschii subsp. strangulata cultivar AL8/78 chromosome 5, Aet v6.0, whole genome shotgun sequence genome encodes:
- the LOC109747419 gene encoding uncharacterized protein — protein MNSSAVTCCCPPPSPAPGGKASPSPRLNNKSSTRIGRRDLVLRSSELATLAAIFHFSGTKPSYLGVQKRPPALALCPATNNCVSTSERISDSNHYAPPWNYNPKDGPRGKPISKDEAMKELIEVVTKTKPDNFSPRVVEKGDDYVRVEYESPIFGFVDDVEFWFPPGNKSIVQYRSASRSGFIDFNANKKRVKELRLGLEKKGWASESTF, from the exons ATGAACTCGTCGGCGGTCACCTGCTGCTGCCCCCCACCATCCCCCGCTCCCGGCGGCAAGGCATCACCCTCTCCACGCCTTAACAACAAGAGCAGCACAAGAATCGGACGAAG GGACCTGGTGCTCAGGAGCAGCGAGCTCGCCACgctcgccgccatcttccacttCAG TGGCACCAAGCCGAGCTACCTTGGCGTGCAGAAGAGGCCCCCCGCCCTCGCCTTGTGCCCGGCGACCAACAACTGCGTGTCCACGTCGGAGAGGATAAGCGACTCCAATCACTACGCTCCCCCATG GAATTACAATCCCAAGGATGGCCCCAGGGGTAAACCCATAAGCAAAGATGAGGCCATGAAAGAGCTCATTGAAGTT GTGACCAAGACAAAGCCGGACAACTTCAGTCCTCGTGTGGTAGAGAAAGGAGACGACTATGTTCGAGTTGAATACGAGAGCCCTATATTCGGG TTTGTAGATGACGTCGAGTTCTGGTTCCCTCCTGGCAACAAATCAATTGTTCAGTACCGATCAGCGTCTCGGTCAGGATTCATCGACTTTAATGCTAACAAGAAGAGAGTAAAG GAGCTGAGATTGGGACTGGAAAAGAAGGGCTGGGCTTCAGAAAGCACCTTCTGA